The DNA window TCGCTCTCAGTGATCTCAAGCTTGAATGGACGACTCATTTCTATCCTCCAGGATTGACCCTCCCTCTATTCTATGTCCCTTTAAATTAAATTGGTATGACAACATCACTTACAATTTCATCCCCTAGAGATTGTCCCCACTTCACCAATTTATCTTTCATGATTGGACTTTTTCGTGCTTGGGTCGCTATATCCTCAGCCACTTTTTTTTGAGCAACCTCAATGGCTAACCCCTGCTTTTGTATCTGATCAAGCAAGTCTTGGATTGAAACTGCTGCAAGACTTAGATCCTGGCTTAAATTAATATAGGTGTCTTGACTTTCAGTAAAATCTGGTGCACATTCATTCAGACATTCTCGTCCCCATAGGTCGTCCATGTCAGGAAGGGTCAATGCAACAGGATGGCTTAATATTAGCTTAAGCAACTTAGCCAATTTTGTTGTCACATAAGATGGGACTAATTTATGATCTTTTGTTCCCGAGTAAATAACAAAGCGAATTAAACCATGATAAAACTCAATTGCTGCTTGTTGCGTAGGGTTTATAAATTTGTGATGCTCAAGAATGTCTTCCAGCGCATAGCAGATTGCATGAGATACTAGAAAAGCGTGCTCCTTCTTAGGTTCGTAGAAGCTATAGTTTTCAATCTTAGTCTTAAGAGAGTAGCCAATTTCTCTGGTGATTCCTTCAATTTCTCTTGCAGCCACATATACTTTCTCTTTCCCGTAATCTGTGCTAATTATCGAGCGAATAGAACCATCAAATTCCGGTTTTCTGTAAGAATCTAATTGCCCTAAAATTCTACAATAGAAGCCAATTGCAGAGATGCAGCTAAAAATATTTATATCCCTCAGGAAATCGTTAGGCTTGTAAACCTCAAACATCTCTTGAAGATGATTGAAAAACTTACCTGACTTATTAGCAGGAATTGACTCATAGAAAACAGATGAAAGTGCCCACACCCTGCTATGCCAATCTGCCATTCGTTGTAGAGGCATAACAGAATAAATCTTGGATTCTTCAGAAGACGACATATGTTTGAAAAGGAAACATCTCAAGACAAAACCTGGCGCAGTTCATATTTCACACTCAGCTATACGGTGGAACGGGTAGCTTAAACCGCTTAACCACTACTGAGCCTGATCAGTGACTTAATTTTGCCAATACTTCCAGTCAGGGTGGTTGACCAGATTTTAAGTTGAATATCATGGACTTGGAGGACAGTTATACCCAACATTATATGCATAACTGCCCAAATGGGAGTGCTATGCCGAATGGGATGATGATAACTGCCCTCTAAGGAGTGGTTCGTCAGATTTTGGTCTGTATCAGCAGAAACAGCAGAATGTTAAAACGTCACAACACTACGAATCGACTCCCCGCGATGCATGAGGTCGAAGGCTTCGTTAATCTGTTCCACCGGCAACACATGGGTAATTAGGTCATCAATATTGATCTTGCCATCCATGTACCAGTCCACAATTTTCGGTACATCCGTACGCCCCCTCGCGCCACCAAACGCTGTGCCTTTCCAGACCCGACCGGTCACGAGCTGAAAGGGTCGAGTGCTAATTTCTTCCCCAGCACCCGCCACGCCGATAATCACACTGACGCCCCAACCCTTATGGCAACATTCCAAGGCTTGCCGCATGACCTTGACATTGCCAATGCACTCAAAACTATAGTCTGCGCCACCGTTGGTTAACTCCACCAGATAGGATACTAGGTCGCCCTCGACTTCCTTCGGATTGACAAAGTGAGTCATGCCAAATTTTTCAGCTAGTTCCTTCTTGGATGAATTTAGATCCACGCCGATGATCATATTTGCGCCCACCATGCGGCAGCCTTGAATCACATTTAGGCCAATGCCGCCCAAGCCAAAGATCACCACATTCGCCCCCGGTTCCACCTTGGCCGTGTTGATCACCGCTCCGACCCCCGTTGTCACACCACAGCCGATGTAGCAGACTTTTTCAAACGGAGCATCTTCGCGAATTTTGGCCAGGGAAATTTCAGGCACCACCGTGTAGTTGGCAAAGGTGGAGGTGCCCATGTAGTGATACAACGGCTTGCCTTGGAACGAAAAGCGACTGCTGCCATCGGGCATGACGCCGCGCCCTTGGGTGAGGCGAATCGCTTGGCAAAGGTTGGTCTTGTCGCTCAGGCAGTAGGAACAATTGCGGCATTCTGGCACATAGAGCGGGATCACATGGTCGCCTGGCTTGAGGCTTTTCACCTCTGGCCCCACCTCAACCACCACCCCTGCCCCTTCGTGCCCCAAGATGGACGGGAAAAGTCCCTCGGGGTCTTTGCCGGAGAGGGTATAGGCATCGGTATGGCAAATGCCGGTGGCTTTGATTTCCACCAGCACTTCTCCCGCTTTGGGGCCCTCAAGCTGTACTGTTTCGATGCTGAGGGGTTGACCTGCTTCTAGGGCGATCGCTGCTTTAACGTCCATGTACCAGCTCTCCTGTGAAACTCTCGACTATGGAATCAACCCTACCACGGGCGATCGCGTCCCATGGCTATCTGCTTATGGGATCTTCAGCTTTTTGGCCGATGGGAGACCACGAACAAAATTTGATAAAAGTGTCAGAATAGATAGGCCGATCGACTCAAGCGCTCTTCCTGATCATCTGATGGGCATGGAACGCTTGAGGTGTGAAAGGCGTCTGTAAACCAGCGTTTTGAATCTGTGGGTGAGAAGATAGTATGGTGGCTGGAATTATTTGTTTTTGTGGAGCCTTTGTCCTGGCCAGCTTGATTGAATATTGGATGCATCGCCTAATGCACGTCTCTCAACGGATTGGCGGACGTCACCGCGATCACCATCGCCGCAATGAAGGGCAGGGCGTTGTTTGGGAATTTCGTGACTATCTCTTGGGCAGTGCGATCGCTATTCTGCCGATGTTTTTGGTATCGCGGTCAGCAGGTCTTGGTTGGGCTCTAGGGGCGATCGCCTTTGCGGCCTTTTCGGCCTATGCCCATCAACTTCAGCACGAAAACCCGACCAAGTGTTTTTGGATGACCATGCCGGTTCACTATGTCCACCACAAGTACGGCATGTGGCATCACAATTTTGGCTTAGCCGTAGACTGGTGGGATCGGGTGTTTGGCACCTACAAGCCCATGGAATGGCTCACGGAAGAAGAACTCAGTCGTCCCCAGCGCGGGCTTCTAGAGCTACGCTGGTGGTAGGCTAGTCCTACGTTCCGACCAACATCCTCTGAGATATCACCATTCCTCTCACGCAGGGGAATGGTGATGAGTCGGAACACCCGTGCAGTTCAGCCGAAATCGGTTCATCCTTAACCATGTTGCAGATTACTAACCGCACCGCCATTCCCCTCAGCGAAATTGACCTCAGTGCGGTGCGGTCGCAGGGAGCAGGCGGGCAAAATGTCAACAAGGTTGCCACCGCTATCCATCTACGGTTTGATATCCAGGCATCGTCTCTATCGCCTCTGTATAAAGAACGATTGCTCAATCTAAACGACAAACGAATTACCAAAGATGGCCTGATCATCATCAAAGCTCAGCAGCACCGTACTCAAGAGCAAAATAAGGATGATGCCCTACAGCGGCTCCAAGCGTTGATTAAAAGCGTGACGGTTACACCCAAGAAGCGCAAACCGACCAAACCGTCTCGCAATGCTAAGAAAAAGCGACTAGACAGCAAGACGAAACGCGGTCAGATCAAGGCGCTGCGCAAGAAGGTTGACGAGTAAGATATTCTGATCAAAATAAGCTAAGCTGCTGAGTTTGCTGGACGTGATCCCAGGGTAGGGGCGGCACGGCTACGCCAGACCGTTCCAGGCCATGCTGAATGAGTTTGGCAATCCGGGGCGATCGCGCCTCCAATGGGCAGTGGGCAAAGAAATAGACCTGCTGACCCGCCTGCAGCCAATGGCCGATGTGCTGTACCCATTCTGCTAGGTAGTCCTGATTGCGATCAAGGTCGGGATGGCTAATATAGCGGATGATGACGCGATCGCTGGTGACCACTGGCTGCAGCGGCACCGGCGGTTTTTTCCGTTCGGAATGAACCTGGGGATCATCGTCACCATCATAAATAGCGCGGGTATCCAGCAGCACGCGTCCCACGTGATGCGATCGCAGCAGATCATTGAGCTGCTGGGCATGGGGGTCGCGAAACCAGCCCATGTGCCGCACTTCCAGGCAAAGGGGAACGCGATCGCGGGGCCAACCCTGGAGAAAGTTGGCTAGATCACTGAGGTACTGGGAACCGTAGCTGGGCGGCAGTTGGGCAAAGCAAGGGCCCAGGCGATCGCCGAGGAGCTGCATCCGGTCTAGGAAGGCGATCGCATCTGGTAGTTGAGGTGTGAGCAATCCCCCATGGGTGATGGTGCGCGGCAGTTTCAGGCAAAACTGAAAGCCCGGCGGCGTTTCGTCATGCCAGCGCTGTACCGTGGCAGCGTCGGGGGTGGAATAGAAGGTGGTGTTGCCTTCCACGGCCGTGAGGCGACGACTGTAGAGCGCCAGAAAATCCTGGGTACGGCTACCCAGGGGAAACAGGTCGCCCACCCAGTCACGATAGGCCCACACGGCACAGCCAATGTGGAAGGATGAGGAACTTGCCTGCTTGGTCACAGTACACTCCTAGGCAAAGATCTCGCCGAAGAAGGCGATCGCTTCCTTGAGTGCCGCGACGAAGGCATCAATTTCATCGCGGGTGTTGTAGAAGTACAGGCTAGCCCGTGCCGTAGACTGAGCGCCTACCAGACGATGCAGCGGCTGGGTGCAGTGATGTCCGGCGCGGATGGCAATACCGGCCTGATCCAAAATAGTAGATAGATCGTGGGGATGGACGGCCCCGGTGGTGAAGGCAGCTAGGGCGGCCCGTCCTGCTCCATCGGCCTGGGGTTGAGGGCCATAGATGCGCACGTCGGGCAGGATTGCTAACTGTTGAAACAGGTAAGCTGTCAGCTCTTGCTCGTAGGCATGAATGGCGTCCATGCCGATATTGGTCAGGTAGTCTACCGCGGCTCCCAGGGCGATCGCTTCAGCAATCGCAGGCGTCCCGGCTTCAAACTTATGGGGCACATCAGCATAGGTGGCATGGTCGAGGAAGACATCGGCGATCATTTCCCCACCACCGAGGAATGGCGGCATTTGGCGCAAGAGGTCACGCTTACCGTAGAGGAAGCCAATGCCCGTAGGCGCACACATTTTATGTCCTGACGCCACCAGCCAGTCACAGTCCATGGCCTGCACGTCAATGGCCATGTGGGGCACGCTCTGACAAGCATCGATCAACACCCGCGCACCGTGCTGGTGGGCTATTTGCACAATTTCGTTGACCGGATTGATGCAGCCCAGGGTATTAGACACATGCACCACCGACACCAGCTTGGTCTTATCGGAGATCAGGCTGCGATAGTGGTCAAGGTCAAATTCTTCGGTCTCCGTCAGTTCCACAAACTTCAGCACAGCCCCCGTGCGCTGGGCTACCAGTTGCCAGGGAATTAAATTACTGTGGTGTTCCATCACCGACAGAATAATTTCGTCCCCTGCCGTTAGGGTTGTCATACCCCAGGCATAGGCTACGAGGTTGATCGCTTCCGATGCATTGCGAGTATAGATAATTTCCTCGCGATGAGCAGCATTCACAAACGCTGCCACCTTATCTCGGGCTCCTTCATAGGCATCCGTCGCCCGCGCACTCAGGGTATGCACGCCCCGATGCACATTGGAGTTATCGAACTGGTAGTAGTGCTGCAGGGCCTCCAGTACGGCGATCGGCTTCTGGGAAGTTGCGGCATTATCAAGATACACCAACGGATGACCATGCACCTGCTGGTGCAGAATCGGGAAGTCGGGGCGGAGCTTGGCAGCGAGGGTGCGTTCCTGGGTAAGAGTCATAGGGACATGCGGTGGAAGGACTTAACGAGCGTGGGCGGAAACGAACTGCGATAGACGCTTCTGAACCGATTCAACAGGAATTTTACCGAGAATCTCAAAGGCAAAAGCATAGATCAACAACGATTGGGCACTTTCAGCATCAATGCCTCGAC is part of the Leptolyngbya sp. CCY15150 genome and encodes:
- a CDS encoding S-(hydroxymethyl)glutathione dehydrogenase/class III alcohol dehydrogenase — encoded protein: MDVKAAIALEAGQPLSIETVQLEGPKAGEVLVEIKATGICHTDAYTLSGKDPEGLFPSILGHEGAGVVVEVGPEVKSLKPGDHVIPLYVPECRNCSYCLSDKTNLCQAIRLTQGRGVMPDGSSRFSFQGKPLYHYMGTSTFANYTVVPEISLAKIREDAPFEKVCYIGCGVTTGVGAVINTAKVEPGANVVIFGLGGIGLNVIQGCRMVGANMIIGVDLNSSKKELAEKFGMTHFVNPKEVEGDLVSYLVELTNGGADYSFECIGNVKVMRQALECCHKGWGVSVIIGVAGAGEEISTRPFQLVTGRVWKGTAFGGARGRTDVPKIVDWYMDGKINIDDLITHVLPVEQINEAFDLMHRGESIRSVVTF
- a CDS encoding sterol desaturase family protein codes for the protein MVAGIICFCGAFVLASLIEYWMHRLMHVSQRIGGRHRDHHRRNEGQGVVWEFRDYLLGSAIAILPMFLVSRSAGLGWALGAIAFAAFSAYAHQLQHENPTKCFWMTMPVHYVHHKYGMWHHNFGLAVDWWDRVFGTYKPMEWLTEEELSRPQRGLLELRWW
- the arfB gene encoding alternative ribosome rescue aminoacyl-tRNA hydrolase ArfB, translating into MLQITNRTAIPLSEIDLSAVRSQGAGGQNVNKVATAIHLRFDIQASSLSPLYKERLLNLNDKRITKDGLIIIKAQQHRTQEQNKDDALQRLQALIKSVTVTPKKRKPTKPSRNAKKKRLDSKTKRGQIKALRKKVDE
- a CDS encoding DUF72 domain-containing protein gives rise to the protein MTKQASSSSFHIGCAVWAYRDWVGDLFPLGSRTQDFLALYSRRLTAVEGNTTFYSTPDAATVQRWHDETPPGFQFCLKLPRTITHGGLLTPQLPDAIAFLDRMQLLGDRLGPCFAQLPPSYGSQYLSDLANFLQGWPRDRVPLCLEVRHMGWFRDPHAQQLNDLLRSHHVGRVLLDTRAIYDGDDDPQVHSERKKPPVPLQPVVTSDRVIIRYISHPDLDRNQDYLAEWVQHIGHWLQAGQQVYFFAHCPLEARSPRIAKLIQHGLERSGVAVPPLPWDHVQQTQQLSLF
- a CDS encoding SufS family cysteine desulfurase is translated as MTLTQERTLAAKLRPDFPILHQQVHGHPLVYLDNAATSQKPIAVLEALQHYYQFDNSNVHRGVHTLSARATDAYEGARDKVAAFVNAAHREEIIYTRNASEAINLVAYAWGMTTLTAGDEIILSVMEHHSNLIPWQLVAQRTGAVLKFVELTETEEFDLDHYRSLISDKTKLVSVVHVSNTLGCINPVNEIVQIAHQHGARVLIDACQSVPHMAIDVQAMDCDWLVASGHKMCAPTGIGFLYGKRDLLRQMPPFLGGGEMIADVFLDHATYADVPHKFEAGTPAIAEAIALGAAVDYLTNIGMDAIHAYEQELTAYLFQQLAILPDVRIYGPQPQADGAGRAALAAFTTGAVHPHDLSTILDQAGIAIRAGHHCTQPLHRLVGAQSTARASLYFYNTRDEIDAFVAALKEAIAFFGEIFA